In Candidatus Hinthialibacter antarcticus, a single window of DNA contains:
- a CDS encoding LON peptidase substrate-binding domain-containing protein: protein MNLKFNLSEFSGQAPVFPLPHVIQFPQTMLPLHIFEERYQAMLEAALDGEKMIAMGVLKPGWEENYSGNPDIYATVCLGTIIQHEPYEDGRSNIILYGLSRARIQKIITPRPFRTAKIQLLEDQYDGLNVAAIEALQKRILELYGEYVIEFADNGVKYPTLSDGEFTLGALADAVSAVLGLSPEDMVYLLEELRVEMRAQYLIRRLQEKMKTHFSPPYKPLATDHILPNFKQIHLN from the coding sequence ATGAATTTAAAATTTAATCTTTCAGAATTTTCGGGGCAGGCGCCCGTTTTCCCGCTCCCGCATGTTATACAGTTTCCTCAAACCATGCTGCCGCTTCATATTTTTGAAGAACGCTATCAGGCAATGCTGGAGGCTGCGCTTGACGGTGAAAAAATGATTGCAATGGGCGTGTTAAAACCCGGTTGGGAAGAAAATTACAGCGGCAACCCCGATATTTATGCGACTGTTTGCCTCGGAACCATCATACAGCATGAGCCGTATGAAGACGGTCGCAGCAATATCATTCTTTATGGACTCAGCCGCGCGCGCATTCAGAAAATTATTACGCCCCGCCCATTTCGAACCGCAAAAATACAATTGCTTGAAGATCAATATGATGGTCTCAATGTCGCGGCGATTGAGGCGTTGCAAAAACGCATCCTCGAATTGTACGGCGAGTATGTGATTGAGTTTGCCGACAACGGGGTTAAGTATCCTACTTTATCTGACGGCGAGTTTACGCTTGGCGCGTTAGCGGATGCGGTTTCCGCCGTGTTAGGGCTTTCGCCGGAAGACATGGTGTATTTACTGGAAGAGTTGCGCGTCGAAATGAGAGCGCAGTATCTCATTCGCCGCTTACAAGAGAAAATGAAAACCCATTTTTCTCCTCCGTATAAACCGCTCGCTACTGACCACATCCTTCCCAATTTCAAACAAATCCACTTAAATTAA
- a CDS encoding ABC transporter ATP-binding protein, translating into MIEVVNAGKQYRLYDRPVYRAIEAVGLRRKLHREFWALRNVYLSIDQGACFGVVGRNGAGKSTLLKLISGITKATEGSVTVHGSVSSILELGAGFHHGFTGRDNVFLNCALQGYTRQEAERLLPQIVEFAELGDFIDQQVRTYSTGMVLRLAFAVATSVNPDILIIDEALAVGDERFRAKCMQRIQEFKSNGKTILFVSHDLATVRHLCSHVALLNEGQLVATGRPEEVLDQYLELAHKDQVRETDAPRGAFGRPRWGSGEIQFETVAVSSVDGVAGSVFDTNRAFSVQMDYVVKTPIEDAVFGCQFYRSDGTYLNGSNHFWHDQPQSFSFQQAGEQGSVICQIPCLPLLPGDYYLSVCCYSLRDGVPQAIDHWERAHEFTISERVSDQHGVIAFETNWTLNR; encoded by the coding sequence ATGATTGAAGTGGTAAATGCCGGAAAGCAGTATCGTTTGTACGACCGTCCCGTTTACCGGGCGATTGAAGCCGTTGGGCTGCGGCGGAAATTGCACCGTGAATTCTGGGCGCTGCGCAATGTCTATCTTTCCATCGACCAAGGCGCATGTTTTGGCGTCGTGGGCCGCAACGGCGCGGGGAAATCCACGCTGCTCAAACTCATTTCAGGAATCACCAAAGCGACTGAAGGCTCCGTGACGGTTCACGGTTCCGTCTCTTCGATTCTTGAATTGGGCGCCGGGTTTCATCACGGGTTCACCGGGCGAGATAACGTATTTCTCAATTGCGCGTTACAGGGTTATACGCGCCAGGAGGCCGAGCGCCTTCTACCTCAAATTGTCGAATTCGCCGAATTAGGCGATTTTATTGACCAACAGGTACGTACCTATTCAACGGGCATGGTTTTGCGCTTAGCGTTTGCGGTGGCCACCAGCGTAAATCCCGATATCTTGATAATTGATGAAGCGTTGGCGGTTGGCGATGAGCGTTTTCGCGCGAAGTGTATGCAGCGCATTCAGGAATTTAAATCAAACGGCAAGACGATTTTGTTTGTCTCGCATGACCTCGCAACCGTTCGTCACCTTTGTTCGCACGTTGCGCTTTTGAATGAAGGCCAACTGGTCGCGACTGGACGCCCCGAAGAAGTGCTCGATCAATATTTGGAACTCGCGCACAAAGACCAGGTGCGCGAAACCGATGCGCCCCGGGGCGCGTTTGGGCGGCCGCGTTGGGGTTCGGGTGAAATTCAGTTTGAAACGGTTGCTGTTTCATCTGTGGACGGCGTAGCGGGTTCCGTCTTTGATACGAACCGGGCGTTCAGCGTCCAAATGGATTACGTGGTTAAAACGCCGATTGAAGACGCGGTGTTTGGCTGCCAGTTTTATCGCTCTGATGGTACCTACTTAAACGGTTCCAATCACTTTTGGCATGACCAGCCGCAGTCGTTCTCGTTTCAGCAGGCGGGCGAGCAGGGGTCGGTAATTTGCCAGATACCCTGTTTGCCGTTGCTGCCGGGTGATTACTACCTCTCGGTTTGCTGCTATAGTCTACGCGACGGCGTCCCTCAGGCGATTGACCATTGGGAGCGCGCCCATGAATTCACCATCAGCGAGCGCGTTTCCGATCAACACGGCGTGATCGCATTTGAGACAAATTGGACGCTCAATCGTTGA